In the genome of Marinilactibacillus sp. Marseille-P9653, one region contains:
- a CDS encoding FAD:protein FMN transferase, whose amino-acid sequence MKKTKGYHIFLLLCFLLLFVSGCGPFTSSDNRDLAATPYEETEFLMGTVVRIAIYNKDSEAVLDTAFDRIKELAGFITTEEDGEHSLISKINEQAGKEPVAISDDLYELIKSSVTYSEETNGSFDLTIGPLTNLWRIGYPEARLPDQTEIDQALALVDYNKVVLNDQDQTVFLKDPDMRLDLGAIAKGFITDEIVQVLKENDVNTAIIDLGGNLFVMGNSPRDEQAEWQVGIQDPFEDRGTILGSLPASDESIVTSGVYERFLEVDGKQYAHLMNPETGYPFDNELAGVSVVTKESIDGDGLSTSLFSKGLDKGLDFVNQLDGVDAIFITKDKDVYVSDGLKDFDLTNDAFTLMNGDDQ is encoded by the coding sequence ATGAAAAAAACTAAGGGGTACCATATTTTTTTACTTTTGTGTTTCCTATTATTATTTGTATCAGGTTGCGGTCCATTTACTTCTTCCGATAACCGAGATCTGGCAGCTACACCTTATGAAGAAACGGAATTTTTAATGGGAACCGTTGTAAGGATAGCTATTTATAATAAAGATTCAGAGGCTGTTTTAGATACCGCTTTTGATCGTATTAAAGAACTTGCAGGATTTATTACAACTGAAGAAGATGGAGAACATTCTTTGATTTCTAAAATTAATGAGCAAGCCGGTAAAGAACCAGTTGCCATATCAGACGATCTTTACGAGCTCATTAAGTCATCTGTAACTTATAGCGAAGAAACAAATGGGAGCTTTGATCTAACGATTGGTCCTCTTACAAACTTGTGGAGAATTGGTTACCCTGAAGCCCGATTACCTGATCAAACTGAAATTGATCAAGCCTTGGCGCTCGTTGATTATAATAAGGTTGTCCTTAATGATCAGGATCAGACTGTTTTTTTAAAAGACCCTGATATGCGACTGGATCTCGGCGCTATCGCAAAAGGATTTATTACTGATGAAATTGTCCAAGTGCTAAAAGAAAACGATGTAAACACGGCTATAATCGATTTAGGAGGAAACCTGTTCGTAATGGGCAACAGCCCAAGAGATGAGCAAGCCGAGTGGCAAGTAGGTATTCAAGATCCTTTTGAAGACCGTGGAACGATTCTTGGTTCTTTGCCGGCCAGTGACGAGTCCATTGTGACATCTGGCGTCTATGAACGTTTCCTAGAAGTTGATGGCAAACAATATGCCCATTTAATGAATCCTGAAACAGGTTATCCTTTTGACAATGAACTAGCTGGAGTCAGTGTTGTTACAAAAGAATCCATTGATGGAGATGGATTATCTACTTCTCTTTTTTCAAAAGGATTAGATAAGGGACTGGATTTTGTTAATCAGTTAGATGGTGTAGATGCTATTTTTATCACTAAAGATAAAGATGTTTATGTATCTGATGGATTAAAAGACTTTGATCTTACCAATGATGCGTTTACTCTAATGAATGGAGATGACCAATGA
- the celB gene encoding PTS cellobiose transporter subunit IIC encodes MENALDKLSEVLSPIAFKLDSNRYLTAVKAGFFGAMSLLIIGSIFLLFANLPIESYPGFMEGLLGADWKSYFEVPYDMTMEIMTPFVMIGMAKSLANYYKVDDIGAILISLVAFFVLTPTITAANEARGIPMLNLSASGLFVGMISAIIATEIYRLVIQKGWVIKLPDSVPSNVARSFSALVPGFIVIVLFNFIRIGFSLVSYETAHAFIFEILQTPLLALSRTLPTTFIIFIFEGLLWSFGIHGSNIVGAVMNPIWLNLTAENATAFAAGNALPNIINAQFYNNFIKVGGAGATLGLALCILLFARSEQYKTLGKLAFVPGLFNINEPLIFGLPIVLNPIMMIPFLLMPLVMSGLTYFVMSAGIVPYANGANIPWTTPPIISGFLLSGWRGGAWQMVQILLSAGIYYPFFRIVDQKAYQLETEGTEGIERVEDGAVQATQPTEA; translated from the coding sequence ATGGAAAATGCACTGGATAAATTATCGGAGGTACTTTCTCCTATTGCATTCAAATTAGATTCGAATCGTTATTTGACAGCTGTCAAGGCTGGGTTCTTCGGAGCAATGTCTTTACTTATAATTGGCTCTATTTTTCTGCTTTTTGCCAATTTACCTATCGAGAGTTATCCTGGATTTATGGAAGGGTTACTTGGAGCGGATTGGAAATCTTATTTTGAAGTTCCTTATGACATGACAATGGAAATCATGACGCCGTTTGTTATGATTGGTATGGCTAAATCGTTGGCTAACTATTATAAAGTGGATGACATTGGTGCCATTCTGATTTCGCTAGTAGCGTTCTTTGTTTTAACACCGACCATAACTGCTGCAAACGAGGCTAGAGGGATTCCGATGTTGAATCTAAGTGCGAGTGGATTATTTGTTGGAATGATATCAGCTATTATAGCAACAGAAATTTACAGACTTGTCATTCAAAAAGGATGGGTTATCAAACTTCCGGATTCTGTTCCTTCAAATGTTGCTAGATCTTTCTCGGCACTCGTTCCAGGATTTATTGTCATTGTTCTTTTCAATTTTATCCGTATCGGATTTAGCTTGGTTTCATACGAAACAGCTCATGCATTCATTTTTGAAATTTTACAAACACCCTTACTGGCTTTATCGAGAACTTTACCAACAACGTTTATCATCTTTATCTTTGAAGGGCTGTTATGGTCATTTGGTATACATGGCTCCAATATTGTTGGAGCAGTCATGAACCCAATTTGGTTAAATCTGACTGCAGAGAATGCTACTGCTTTTGCAGCCGGTAATGCTTTACCAAATATCATCAATGCACAATTTTACAATAACTTTATTAAAGTTGGAGGAGCAGGTGCAACACTAGGTTTGGCACTTTGTATCCTATTGTTTGCTAGATCTGAGCAGTACAAGACACTAGGAAAATTAGCTTTTGTGCCTGGATTATTCAATATCAACGAGCCGTTGATATTTGGACTCCCTATTGTTTTGAATCCCATCATGATGATTCCGTTCTTATTGATGCCGCTGGTGATGTCAGGTCTGACTTACTTTGTGATGTCAGCCGGTATCGTACCTTATGCAAATGGAGCCAATATCCCTTGGACAACCCCACCAATTATTTCTGGGTTCTTGCTCAGTGGATGGCGAGGCGGAGCCTGGCAGATGGTACAAATACTGCTTTCGGCAGGGATTTATTATCCATTCTTTAGAATTGTAGATCAAAAAGCGTATCAACTTGAAACAGAAGGAACAGAAGGTATTGAACGAGTAGAAGATGGTGCAGTTCAAGCTACGCAACCTACTGAAGCATAA
- a CDS encoding S9 family peptidase, which yields MKTLTPESLFDLKTVSQPKVWKDHVFFVETDLKEESNEYRTSIYSVHQKTEEKTHWGDSGSANVEISISPNGKWLAYLSNNTEDKKTQIFLISLSGGSASQLTSEKNGVFSYEWTSNSASVYYQTSKKTKEDSNSDKTEEMKDKQKHPEPKVITTLQYKMDGRGVNPVDLTYQIKKVDIATKNDQLILEKDRPVGLSYVSKDESYLLISDKLDPEDEWVYGGSVYKYFIESKKTTTVTKEIPQGSFQFVAANEAEDFYLLVGNDFKFAFVSQAKLYGYDVIEQTLVCLTENLDAEVGDTIIGDFQQNVSDFPVQWLDNEHYLFPVTEHGKLQIYKGNRKGQLEKLVDEKVQFTGGELTDEQDRVAVTYSTATIPSEVGLLDLKNGTIEKLYDPNAAVVSEYTIVEPEMFWYKGADDWDIQGWYMPPVDKKEKHPAILYVHGGPQVCYGETFFHEMQKLSAQGYGVILLNPRGGNGYGQDFVASILGDYGNKDYEDLMLGTDYVLDKHPEIDTEKLYVAGGSYGGFMTNWIVGHTDRFKAAVTQRCISNWISFYGTSDIGPHFVEFQLQHDLSEMQELWKMSPLAYSENVKTPLLVIHGEEDLRCPQEQAEQMYIAMKKHKVDTKLITFPKSSHGLSRMGLPNLRLERMNAITDWFEQY from the coding sequence TTGAAAACTTTAACACCAGAAAGTCTATTTGATTTAAAAACTGTTTCACAACCAAAAGTGTGGAAAGATCATGTTTTTTTTGTTGAAACGGATCTGAAAGAAGAATCAAATGAATACCGTACCTCTATTTATAGTGTACATCAAAAGACTGAAGAGAAAACGCACTGGGGAGATAGTGGATCTGCTAATGTGGAAATCAGTATTTCTCCTAATGGTAAATGGTTGGCCTATCTTTCAAATAATACAGAAGACAAGAAAACTCAAATTTTCTTGATTTCACTATCTGGAGGTTCAGCTTCTCAATTAACTTCAGAAAAAAATGGCGTATTTTCATATGAATGGACCAGCAATAGTGCAAGTGTTTATTATCAGACCTCAAAGAAAACAAAAGAAGATTCAAACTCTGATAAAACTGAAGAGATGAAAGACAAGCAAAAGCACCCAGAGCCTAAAGTGATTACAACCCTTCAATACAAAATGGATGGAAGAGGTGTCAATCCCGTAGATCTCACTTATCAGATCAAAAAGGTAGATATCGCGACTAAAAATGATCAGCTTATTTTGGAAAAAGACCGTCCAGTTGGATTGAGCTATGTCTCAAAAGATGAAAGTTATCTGTTGATTTCTGACAAGTTGGATCCAGAAGATGAATGGGTTTATGGTGGTAGTGTCTATAAATACTTTATTGAGTCAAAGAAGACAACTACCGTTACAAAAGAAATTCCCCAAGGCAGTTTCCAGTTTGTTGCAGCAAACGAGGCTGAAGATTTTTATCTTTTAGTAGGAAATGATTTTAAATTTGCATTTGTATCACAAGCAAAGCTTTATGGCTACGATGTAATCGAACAAACACTTGTCTGTTTAACTGAAAACTTGGATGCGGAAGTGGGCGATACGATCATTGGAGATTTCCAGCAGAATGTATCCGACTTTCCGGTGCAATGGCTAGATAATGAACACTATCTTTTCCCAGTAACAGAACACGGAAAGTTGCAAATTTATAAAGGGAATCGTAAAGGGCAGTTAGAGAAACTTGTCGATGAAAAAGTTCAGTTCACTGGTGGAGAGCTAACAGATGAACAAGATAGAGTGGCTGTAACATACTCGACAGCAACGATCCCAAGTGAGGTTGGCTTACTGGATTTAAAAAATGGTACAATTGAAAAGTTATATGACCCGAATGCGGCTGTGGTTTCTGAATATACTATCGTTGAACCAGAGATGTTCTGGTATAAAGGAGCAGACGACTGGGATATTCAAGGATGGTATATGCCACCCGTCGATAAAAAAGAAAAACATCCGGCAATTCTTTATGTTCATGGTGGACCGCAAGTTTGTTATGGAGAAACCTTTTTTCATGAAATGCAGAAATTATCTGCGCAAGGATATGGTGTCATTTTACTAAACCCACGCGGAGGGAATGGCTATGGTCAGGATTTTGTTGCTTCAATCTTAGGAGATTACGGTAACAAAGACTATGAAGATTTGATGCTTGGAACGGACTACGTTTTAGATAAACATCCAGAAATTGATACAGAAAAATTATATGTCGCAGGTGGTAGTTATGGTGGATTCATGACGAATTGGATTGTTGGACATACGGATAGATTTAAGGCCGCCGTTACACAACGCTGTATTTCTAACTGGATCAGTTTCTATGGAACAAGTGACATTGGTCCTCATTTCGTAGAATTTCAGTTACAACACGATCTCAGCGAGATGCAAGAACTCTGGAAAATGTCTCCTCTAGCGTATTCTGAAAATGTGAAAACACCGCTACTTGTTATCCATGGAGAAGAGGACTTAAGATGTCCACAAGAACAAGCAGAGCAAATGTATATCGCGATGAAGAAACATAAGGTCGATACAAAACTGATCACATTCCCCAAATCCAGTCATGGACTTTCGAGAATGGGTCTACCCAATCTACGCCTTGAAAGAATGAATGCAATCACTGATTGGTTCGAACAATATTAG
- a CDS encoding FAD-dependent oxidoreductase encodes MPQINIVVVGGGFAGVSAAKLLSKKLKKNNQVGITLIDRHPYHTYMTELHEVAGGRVEPDAIQYDLQRLFSRRKNVQLITDTVIELNHDDKTVVTENGQYKYDYLILGMGGEANDFGTPGVKENGFTLWSWEDAVRIRHHIEDTVALAARERDLEKRAAMLRFVVCGSGLTGIEMIGELVDWKPVLAEKYHIDASEIELIVVEALPEILSTIPKVSSSKVEKYLRKKKVRILTEAPVVNVTAHSVELKTDEVLATHTLIWAAGVKANSDIEDFGTEKARAGRLIANEYMEAKDLEDVYVIGDLVYYEENGKPTPQIVQAAEQTGHTAAKNIVAKIDGGEKHPHESNYQGTLVSVGSTYGVAYLFDKIHLSGFLAILMKHIVNLKYFFDIRSGYYMTQYIFHEFFHIKNSRNIFRGHLSRYGNVLWSVPLRVFYGSMWLVEGLKKAFGILGAESWFKDQVLLPFSWLQDPTSGASEAVEEVAKPIFGLSYAYGEQPMMILDQAPGWFESIMKIMIPNTEMALFFQKFMTCVEIAIALALIFGLFTWLTSAATIGLVLSFTLSGMFYWVNIWFIFVAIALMNGAGRAFGLDYYVIPWIQKKAGTFWYGKSTSIHN; translated from the coding sequence ATGCCACAGATTAATATTGTTGTTGTTGGAGGCGGTTTTGCGGGTGTATCTGCTGCAAAACTACTTTCAAAGAAATTGAAGAAAAATAATCAAGTAGGAATCACTTTGATTGATCGTCATCCATACCATACTTATATGACAGAACTACACGAGGTCGCTGGGGGAAGAGTTGAACCAGATGCTATCCAGTATGATTTGCAACGCTTATTCTCTAGAAGGAAAAACGTTCAATTGATTACGGATACTGTTATTGAACTTAATCATGATGACAAAACAGTGGTCACAGAAAATGGTCAATACAAATATGATTATCTTATACTCGGTATGGGGGGAGAAGCGAATGATTTTGGCACCCCTGGAGTTAAAGAAAATGGCTTTACACTATGGTCATGGGAAGACGCGGTTCGTATCAGACATCATATAGAGGATACTGTTGCTCTAGCTGCTAGAGAGCGCGATTTAGAAAAAAGAGCAGCAATGCTTAGATTCGTTGTTTGCGGTTCTGGTTTAACAGGGATTGAAATGATTGGGGAATTGGTTGATTGGAAACCTGTCCTTGCAGAAAAATATCATATTGATGCGAGTGAAATTGAATTGATAGTTGTTGAAGCACTTCCAGAAATACTGAGTACGATTCCTAAAGTTTCTTCTAGTAAAGTAGAAAAATACTTACGCAAAAAGAAAGTACGCATATTAACGGAAGCACCAGTTGTAAATGTTACGGCACATTCAGTTGAACTGAAAACAGATGAAGTACTAGCGACACATACACTCATCTGGGCAGCCGGTGTAAAAGCAAATTCAGATATAGAAGATTTCGGAACTGAAAAAGCTCGTGCCGGAAGATTAATTGCGAATGAGTATATGGAAGCGAAAGATCTAGAAGACGTTTATGTCATTGGAGACTTGGTTTACTATGAAGAAAACGGAAAACCTACGCCACAGATTGTTCAAGCAGCGGAACAAACAGGACACACAGCAGCAAAAAATATTGTAGCTAAAATAGATGGTGGAGAAAAACATCCACATGAATCAAATTATCAAGGTACGTTGGTATCAGTAGGGTCAACCTATGGTGTAGCCTATCTATTTGATAAAATACATTTAAGCGGATTTCTTGCGATCTTGATGAAACATATTGTAAATTTGAAATATTTCTTTGATATTCGGTCGGGCTATTATATGACGCAATATATTTTTCATGAATTTTTCCATATCAAAAACAGTCGAAATATTTTCCGTGGACATCTTTCTAGATACGGTAATGTTTTATGGAGTGTACCTCTAAGGGTATTTTATGGTAGCATGTGGTTAGTAGAAGGTTTGAAGAAAGCGTTCGGTATATTAGGGGCCGAAAGTTGGTTTAAAGATCAGGTGCTGCTACCGTTCTCATGGCTTCAAGATCCGACTTCTGGAGCTTCAGAAGCTGTTGAAGAGGTTGCGAAACCGATATTTGGTCTAAGCTATGCGTATGGAGAACAACCAATGATGATTTTAGATCAAGCACCTGGCTGGTTCGAGAGTATAATGAAAATTATGATACCTAATACAGAAATGGCTCTATTCTTCCAGAAATTTATGACATGTGTTGAAATCGCAATTGCTTTGGCTCTGATTTTTGGCTTATTCACTTGGTTAACGAGCGCAGCAACCATTGGCTTGGTTTTATCATTTACACTCTCAGGAATGTTCTACTGGGTAAACATTTGGTTTATCTTTGTAGCCATTGCATTAATGAATGGGGCAGGTCGAGCTTTCGGTCTAGACTATTATGTGATTCCTTGGATTCAAAAGAAAGCCGGGACCTTCTGGTACGGAAAAAGTACTTCTATACACAACTAG
- a CDS encoding L-lactate dehydrogenase, whose amino-acid sequence MSSLNDKQKIILIGDGAVGSSYAYSLINQNIGQELGIIDVYRDKAEGDVMDLSSALAFTAPKKLYVADYEDCSDADLIVYTAGANQKPGETRLDLTEKNLRITKSVVDSVMASGFNGIFLVATNPVDILTYAVYKWSGLPANQVIGSGTSLDSARFRQAIANLLDVDVRNVHGYIIGEHGDTEFPVWSHANVAGLQINEWLEHNPDTDEQALVDIFFSVRDAAYTIIEKKGATFYGIGVSLARITRAILNNEHAVLPLSVYLEGQYGENDIYLGTPAIINRSGIKNIIEIPLNDSEKEKMKHSAQTIREHLDEVIKKSPDLAFE is encoded by the coding sequence ATGAGTTCACTAAATGACAAACAAAAAATCATCTTAATTGGGGATGGCGCAGTAGGATCTAGTTATGCTTACTCTCTGATCAACCAGAATATCGGGCAAGAACTAGGTATTATTGATGTTTATCGAGATAAAGCCGAAGGTGATGTGATGGATTTAAGTAGTGCTCTAGCTTTTACCGCACCTAAAAAATTATATGTAGCAGATTACGAGGACTGCTCAGACGCTGACTTAATCGTCTATACTGCTGGCGCAAATCAAAAACCTGGAGAAACAAGACTTGATCTTACTGAAAAAAATCTACGCATAACTAAGAGCGTGGTTGATAGTGTTATGGCAAGTGGTTTTAACGGCATTTTCTTAGTTGCCACAAACCCTGTAGACATTTTGACTTACGCCGTATATAAATGGTCTGGGCTACCTGCTAACCAAGTTATCGGCTCCGGTACTTCTTTAGATAGTGCTCGCTTCCGTCAAGCAATTGCCAATCTTTTAGACGTCGATGTACGAAACGTGCATGGTTATATTATTGGAGAACACGGCGACACTGAATTCCCTGTTTGGTCTCACGCTAATGTGGCGGGTCTACAGATCAATGAATGGTTAGAACACAACCCTGATACGGATGAACAAGCACTAGTAGATATTTTCTTTTCTGTAAGAGATGCAGCTTATACAATCATAGAGAAAAAAGGCGCTACTTTTTATGGTATCGGTGTTTCTCTAGCAAGAATCACTCGAGCGATCTTAAATAATGAACATGCTGTTCTTCCGTTATCAGTTTATCTGGAAGGTCAGTATGGAGAAAATGATATTTACCTTGGTACACCTGCCATAATCAACCGTAGTGGAATCAAAAATATTATTGAAATTCCGTTAAATGATTCTGAAAAAGAGAAAATGAAACATTCAGCCCAAACAATTAGAGAGCATTTGGATGAAGTCATCAAAAAAAGTCCTGATTTAGCTTTCGAATAA
- a CDS encoding polyprenyl synthetase family protein — translation MKLHSIWEPYPELAMELKEVTKLIEQSIQMRNKEVEIVLKDVFNRGGKMLRPAYTLLFSTFGSEHDAKRAQAVAASIELLHTATLIHDDIIDDSPKRRGQETIQSRYGKDAAVYAGDYLFTVSFRLLAQYVQSNQQFEINTKGMERILTGELDQMRLYYHTHITIRQYLTQISGKTAQLFALSCYAGALEGGLPEKRARIAYHIGSHAGMAFQILDDILDYTISSEDFGKPVLEDVRQGIYTAPLIFAMRKNRSAFLPLLDKKQQMTEEDTEKIRQLVIESDGISEAKRLAEKYTEKSLKKIMSLPDTKEKEIIYQLTKQLLSRKI, via the coding sequence ATGAAACTACATTCGATATGGGAACCGTATCCTGAATTAGCGATGGAGCTCAAAGAAGTAACCAAACTCATCGAACAATCGATTCAGATGCGTAACAAAGAGGTAGAAATAGTTTTAAAGGATGTTTTTAATAGAGGCGGGAAAATGCTCAGACCAGCGTATACTCTTCTTTTTTCGACATTCGGATCAGAACATGATGCAAAAAGAGCGCAAGCAGTAGCTGCTTCAATCGAACTGCTTCATACAGCCACGCTGATCCATGATGACATCATAGATGACTCACCGAAAAGAAGGGGTCAGGAAACAATCCAATCTCGTTACGGGAAAGATGCTGCTGTTTACGCAGGAGATTACTTGTTTACGGTCTCTTTTCGATTACTTGCACAATACGTACAAAGTAATCAGCAGTTTGAAATCAACACAAAAGGAATGGAACGGATTTTAACGGGTGAACTGGATCAGATGAGGCTGTATTATCATACGCACATAACGATCCGACAATATCTCACTCAAATATCTGGGAAAACAGCACAGTTATTTGCTTTATCGTGCTATGCGGGAGCACTTGAAGGTGGACTACCAGAAAAGAGAGCTAGGATTGCTTATCATATAGGAAGTCATGCGGGGATGGCATTTCAGATATTGGATGATATTTTGGATTATACAATATCATCAGAGGATTTTGGTAAGCCGGTTCTGGAAGATGTTAGACAAGGCATTTATACTGCACCACTAATTTTTGCAATGCGAAAAAATCGTAGTGCTTTTCTTCCATTATTAGATAAGAAACAACAGATGACAGAAGAAGATACAGAAAAAATACGTCAGCTAGTTATTGAATCGGATGGAATATCTGAAGCGAAACGACTAGCAGAAAAATATACTGAAAAATCATTGAAAAAAATCATGTCTTTACCAGATACAAAAGAGAAAGAGATTATTTATCAACTGACTAAACAATTACTCAGCAGAAAAATCTAA
- a CDS encoding FMN-binding protein: MFIKKGIIFATTLFASTIVLTACGNSDDSASSANEGTSEESTSAELQDGTYSLEEENFDENGWRVLFDLTVSDGKITKSDYDYEDADGNLKSENEEYQKNMSEKVGVGPADYIPQLNGELEEKQDPSEVDAVSGATHSSESFIKYANQLVDAAKEGNTDTIEVSN, from the coding sequence ATGTTTATCAAAAAAGGCATCATATTCGCAACAACATTATTTGCTTCAACCATCGTATTAACAGCTTGTGGAAATTCAGATGATTCAGCATCTAGCGCTAACGAAGGCACATCAGAAGAATCCACTTCTGCTGAACTACAAGATGGCACTTATTCTTTAGAGGAAGAAAACTTTGATGAAAATGGCTGGCGCGTTTTGTTTGATCTAACTGTCAGTGATGGCAAAATCACAAAATCAGATTATGATTATGAAGATGCAGATGGAAATTTGAAATCTGAAAATGAAGAGTATCAGAAAAATATGTCTGAAAAGGTTGGTGTTGGTCCAGCTGATTATATTCCTCAATTAAACGGAGAATTGGAAGAGAAACAAGATCCATCAGAGGTCGATGCTGTATCTGGTGCAACACATTCTTCCGAAAGCTTTATCAAGTATGCCAACCAATTAGTTGATGCTGCTAAAGAAGGCAATACAGATACTATTGAAGTGAGCAACTAA
- the aspD gene encoding aspartate 4-decarboxylase, which translates to MKQDLESLSPFELNLYLEEQMQKTPNTKEFLNAGRGNPNWTAPIPREAFFLLGEFAVKETMLGENRQIAGMIKEDDSRSERFETFLDSKETQGADLLLRIWEKGNHLMGMPKEVWLKHMLDDVIGDNYPHPERILNASEEPIKHYLHHELFDSKSVPFDVFAVEGGTAGIVYTFNSLVNNALLNQGDTIALLIPTFAPYMEIPELPEYGFNVHYIRSELVTINGETSYQFPKEELDRLRDETIKAVFVVNPSNPTANAIYGDSIDQLIDIVEKDNPDLMILSDDVYGTFLNQFTSLFTVLPYNTACIYSYSKYFGATGWRIGTIAVAKENIFDDRLARLPEGKKAELNTRYATLTSDPESIRFIDRMVADSRSVALNHAAGLSAPQQVMMTLFSLYALLDTEDVYKKEVIGICQERGKALYDSLGMRMPIKELNTAYYCEIDFEWWLKEKYEEPFVDYIQTNWSMTDIVTKLAKEEQLMLLKSEAFGSSKWTVRVSLANLPTKTYREIGQRITNMVDRMYLSFK; encoded by the coding sequence TTGAAACAGGATCTTGAAAGTCTGAGCCCTTTTGAATTAAATCTTTATTTAGAAGAACAGATGCAGAAAACCCCTAATACGAAAGAATTTTTGAATGCAGGTAGAGGGAACCCGAACTGGACGGCACCTATACCAAGAGAAGCTTTTTTCCTATTAGGGGAATTTGCAGTTAAAGAAACCATGCTCGGAGAAAACAGACAAATTGCTGGAATGATCAAAGAAGATGATAGTAGATCAGAAAGGTTCGAAACCTTTCTAGATTCCAAGGAAACGCAAGGAGCAGATTTACTTCTAAGAATTTGGGAAAAAGGCAATCACTTAATGGGTATGCCAAAAGAAGTATGGTTGAAGCATATGCTAGATGATGTGATCGGAGATAATTATCCCCATCCGGAACGTATTTTGAATGCCAGTGAAGAACCAATCAAACATTATTTGCATCATGAACTATTCGATTCAAAAAGTGTCCCATTCGATGTATTCGCAGTAGAGGGTGGAACCGCTGGTATTGTTTATACATTCAATTCTTTAGTTAACAATGCCTTATTAAATCAAGGGGATACCATTGCTTTGCTGATTCCTACTTTTGCACCTTATATGGAAATACCAGAGCTGCCCGAGTACGGATTTAATGTACACTACATTCGCTCGGAGCTCGTGACAATTAATGGAGAAACAAGTTATCAGTTTCCCAAAGAAGAGTTGGATCGTTTAAGAGATGAGACCATCAAAGCGGTTTTTGTCGTCAACCCAAGTAATCCTACGGCTAATGCGATTTATGGAGATTCCATCGATCAGCTGATTGATATCGTTGAAAAGGATAATCCAGACTTGATGATTCTGTCGGATGATGTATACGGCACTTTCTTGAATCAATTTACTTCATTGTTTACTGTTTTGCCGTATAATACAGCTTGCATCTATTCTTACTCAAAATATTTTGGTGCAACTGGATGGAGAATAGGGACGATTGCAGTCGCAAAAGAAAATATTTTTGATGACCGTCTGGCTCGACTTCCAGAAGGAAAGAAAGCCGAGTTAAATACTCGTTATGCAACGCTCACCTCAGATCCTGAATCTATTCGATTTATTGACCGGATGGTGGCAGATAGTCGATCAGTTGCTTTAAATCATGCAGCAGGTCTATCGGCTCCACAGCAAGTGATGATGACATTGTTCAGTCTTTACGCATTGTTAGATACAGAGGATGTGTACAAGAAAGAAGTTATTGGGATTTGTCAGGAGAGAGGTAAGGCCCTATATGATTCTCTAGGTATGCGTATGCCAATCAAAGAATTGAATACCGCTTATTATTGTGAAATCGACTTCGAGTGGTGGTTGAAAGAAAAATACGAAGAACCTTTCGTAGATTATATTCAAACCAACTGGTCTATGACAGATATTGTCACTAAACTCGCAAAAGAGGAGCAATTGATGCTATTGAAATCAGAGGCATTTGGTTCAAGTAAGTGGACCGTTAGAGTCTCATTAGCAAATCTTCCGACTAAAACGTATAGAGAAATCGGTCAAAGGATCACAAATATGGTCGACCGGATGTATCTTTCATTTAAATAA